The genomic segment AGGaaagactggagaaaagcaaatctAGAATCCAGGGGTTACATTGAAGGTGACAAGAAGAGCCACAGGCTACCGTCTTGAAGCCTCATCTGAGTGCCAAAAGTGTCATCTCATGCTCATGTGCTTGCAACAAACTAAGCTCAGATATTCAGAATGCTGCACCAGTACACCAAGAATAAATCTACTAGCCCCAAAGCTGAAATACCTCTTTATCTGTGAAGTGGGATTTATCCTTCTCTTGTTCTGGTGTCAAATACAGGATCTTCTCCtctgagaagggagagaaaaagaaaatgttaggTTGGATAAGACTACCAGATGCAGGTTAAAGACAGCAAGAGGCTGACCACAGCCAGCAATTACAACACAGAGGGTTTGGTCATTGACAATACCTTTCTTTCTAGCTGAAGCTCTATGGGAAACGAAACGGGGCACATCAATAGAGAAAAACTATAgtgccaaaaccaaaaaaggcagaggtcctaCTATAGGCATACAGTTTGTCTAAAGGCAGTAAGAACTGTGTTTCTGGACATAACAGTCAAGTCAGTCTCCCCTCTATAATGCACTGGTATCACATTTATACTTACATAACTGAAAGGCAGGTTTCACACTAGTTATGTGACAAGCTGCCACCCCAACACTGCAATTTCCTCTCCAGAGTGGAGGCTTGCTAGTTTCAGACTTTTCCCCCAGAGTAGCTGGGAAGCTGCAAGTTAGTGACCTGCCTACATAAAATCCCCTTGACCAAACCCTTAAAAATTTAGGGAGTTCCTCCAGCATAACCTGTCCAAGTGAGACTGCTTGTGTTAAACACTCACGGACCTTTTGGTCTCGCAGAAGCGCCACCTACCCTCTGTGCCTTGGCAGTGCAGAACGTATCTCATTATATCCAGATTTTCATAGACTATCAGTATCTCTACCGCTCCCATTTCCAAAGCTTTTAGTGTATCTTCAACACCAAAACAGTACTTCCCCGTGTCCTGGCTGATTTCATCGAAGTATCGTCCTGCAGCCAGGATACAAAGAAGGAGATTGTCATGAACACTGATCATGCCACATGGGTTTTTAACAAACCTGATTTGAATGTAGgaagaaactggaaaaggaGACTGCAATGCTGTTGAAGGAAGCAAGGGATATGATAACACGTCAAGGCATGTAATTTAGAACATTCATTGGCAGAAAGTCAACTCCATTTAACACTGTCCCATCAGGAATCTCACTCCACTGAAAGGCTTACCTTCACTATCAAACAATCGATGGGACTAACCCACCAGATGACACTATTTAAACATCATTCTTTTCAGTGTGAGGTAGCTATAGTTACTATTGCACTCTTGTGCTTTCAAATTAGCAACGTGTGTCTGCTGACATCAGACAAGGGATCATTTCTACTGCCAtcttaaaacaaagtaaaacttAACTCTCACCTTGGTGATCATGGTgacaggttttttcccctcccacccaTATGTCACCAGAAGGCCTGAAATTATCTTTTCATCTTTAAACAGAGAAGACCCAAGaagtttggggaggggggcggatggggtgtgtgtgtaaccaacaaaaccccccaCTCCTTAAAGTCTCATTAAGTTCTGCAGCATTTGAGAAGGTGTCCAGGTAACAGAAGGAATCACTACAAGTCATGCTCTGCTCATCTCAAAGCATTACAGGGCTGAGGCAGCACACAAAAGGCATTACCAGGAGGTCTTAAGCAAGATCAGCACATTCAGTCAAGCAATATCTAGCTCAGGAGAAGGCTAAGCATATAGTCACATACCTATTAGTTTCTTCTCTTGAATGAATTTCACGTTGGAGAGGACCTCAGTTGACAACTCAATTGCTTGATTGAATCCATTTTCTCCTCCGTATGAAATGTCAACTAGTTTGAGCACTTTGGATTGCAACCgctaaacaagaaaaagaggagaCAAGAAAAAGAGTATTACACAGCACTGCCATAAGGCTACTTCATAATACCACAAGAATAAGTACCTGGCAAGAGTCACAGCATTAATGTATTTCGCTTCGCTTGCAAGCAGAGGTTCTGAGTCAGGGGGACCTCTGAATACTTAATTTTGAAGCACAATTTTCAGGCAACAGGGCCACAGAGGTTAGGTTTAGTGGACTTCAATTCCAGTAAAGCTTCTAGTTCAGATTTGGGAACACAAAGAACATGAACACCAATTCCAAAACGGGGAGGATGGATTTCTTATTAGTACAGttactgagaaaagaaataccTTGCAGGAGGTATTAGGAAAGGGACACCTCTCTAGGATACATCGGATTTCTAGTTTTGATCAAATTACTTAAGACACTGAAGTTACATTCTTCCTGAGTACATCTTATACAAGAGCTACTACTATCACCATGTTACTACTGACAGTTTAAATGTTTGGGCTTTGCTCAGAAAAGGCCACTCACCTGATCAAACATGTCAGATTGACTTAATTCAGTTTTGAAGTCAGCTGATCCAGCTAAAACGAGACCAGCCACGTTCACCTTGTCGCCAGAAATGAACAGTTGCACAGCCGTCTCTGCTACCTTCCTTACATAGTTGTGTCGTTTTTCCATTCTCAAACGAGCAAAACGCAAGGCAGACTGACCTCCTCTACCTTTACAAGAGAACAGATGTGAGGCAGCCATTTGGAAGTCATTTCATTTCAGGAAGGTTATTAGTACAAGGTCCCAACTGGGCCCTGAATAACTCAAGTCAAGGGCAGATGCAGCCTTCAGAATTAGTTTGCCACAAGCAAAGCCAGGGGCACTGATTGAAACAGCAAGCAAATAAAGATTGTTCATTCACagcaagagattttttttctccatgtatCCCATAGAGGAGAatgttgagggttttttttttctttttatatggaCTCACAACTCTCCATAGAAGTTTTGACCATCTGTGCACATTTTTTATGTCCTGTACCTTCATTAAAAGCCATTTCCTTTGTGACACTGCCTCACATATCTTTGTTGCTGATGCAATGCATCCCAGCAGTCTCTGCTGCAGAAACTTACTGGGGTAGATGTTCCTATTTTGTTTTGTCCCATCCTCATCTACAGAGAAGGATGGTAAACCAGGAGTAGCTAACAGACAATTTGCTGAATTCATCAGTAGCTCACTACAATACCGCATCGCTTAGTGGAACTAGAATTTTGCTTGCTCCATTAGGCTTCTGTGCTTCTTGCAAGGAAcaatttcttgcttttcactGTGGTTTGCATGCAACACCATCAGATGCAAACTTTAAAGACACTACCAAGTGGTATTACTACTTCTGCCATTTGAGACTATCCCAAAACCAAGTAAAGGGTCAAATGcaccaagaaataaaaagcaccaCTTTAAGAAGATCAACTGCATATTATGGTGATTCATTAGTTTTGACAGAAGGCACAGACTAGAGGCTTTGTTGTCAGATTTCAGGGAAGCAAAGAATTGAGTAGAGCTAAACTCCTACAAGCCAAGTTCCCTGCTTCTACCCTCACATCCCACCCTGCAATACTCTGCTGCAAACAGTCTAGAGAGAGACTAGTGCATTACCATGCTTCTTTGGAAGATCCACAGTGAATTTGTGCAGGACTTCTCTTGTGTTTCCTTGAAGAGTGCCAAAGAGTGCACCGCTACCATCTATTACAATAAAGCCAAACTTGCTGTCGTCGGAAAGCAGTGCTGTAAGAGCCTGGAACAGAAAACCATGTTGTCAGCAGTATGCACCAGTTTATTAAGGACAGTGGTTCAGAAAGACTACCAGAAACAATACATCTCAATAAATTTTAGTTCTGTAGGTGGCCACTGctgtttttttataaataaacaagAAGAGCAGCAGATTCAGGAGCTGAGACTATCCCAGATGACTATCTCGCACAATGCtgccaaaagcagaaagaaagctAATGTTTAAGCTTGATAACTATTTTCACAGCATTACCAGTTCATCACATGACATCACAGGCAGGTGTAATAGCAAAACCCTAAAGACTGGCTCTGGAAAGTGTTAAGTGAAACAGATCACACCTCTACAAGGCTGCATCACCTCTCTGGCTGGCAAACCAGAAGAGTAGTTTTCCTAGCATTCCAGCCAGGAAAGGAGAACTTTTAGTTCACTGCTCAGGCTATTTGTCAGTTCGGTTTTGTACTACAAAGCACCAATACAGGCTTTCAACTTGCCAACTACCGCAAATACTGGTTTGCTGCACTTGCTGACTTCAAAAAGTCCCAAAGGTAAAATGATGAAATCTACAGTGCCTATGACAAATTCAGCCTTACAAAGCAGAATTAAGTAACAGCAGCAGTAATTACCCTGTGTAAAACTGGCTATAGAGAAGACACCCACAATATTTGTTGGAAAATTCAGTTATCCttcaattttcttccctttaaaggCGGCAGCAAAATTCATCCTCTAAGGTAATTTAAGTTGACTAATAACTAAAGCACTGCTTAGTATCAAGGCTGTTGAGTTACTTTTGTCCAGTTTCCTGCCCAGCCCTGGTGTGGAACATCCACAGCTACACCTGAACTCCACGCTACTCAGAATCTGTCAGCTACTGTTCCCTCATGGGCAGCCTGAGCAGGTAGGCATGCTCAGCACACACACAATTCACTTATACATGCCCAATAAACATAACAGCAAGAATCCTCTTTCTGGCTGGCAACACCACATTAGCAGGATGGAGAACTTGTCCAATTCCAGATTATTTTAAGTCACCAGTTTAATACTAAAAGAGCAATGGTGTTGGTTTACTGCACAGGACCTTTAACTGCCTGCATGCCTGCCAGCTTGATTACTGGGCTGAATAGAAAGAACAGAAACCATCAGTCACCTTTATCCAAAATGCACACAACCAAGTCTACAACTTTCAAGAACAGACACTAAGGTTTAATGGAATCTAtggggtaaaaaaaatattctgtattaaTTCCCCAGTAGTGGGATGAATGAGAGGAGGAAGTGGCATATTACACTGCAATCTATGTAACTGGGACAGAGCCAAGCAAATCGTGTGACTAGAATGAATGCTCCAGCCAAGGTATCAAAGTAAGTTATTGTAAATCTACCCTTCAGACACACATCAGGGTTCATATCTCTCTTGGGAAGTTACTTCAGGTTCAAACAGGCAATAAAATATCTAGAGGAAATCTTATCAGATACTCTTGCCAGGCAGCAGATGACTACAGCTCTCATGTTCTTGATTCTctcttattttaataatgtatCCAGTGATCAGTGATTCCCCCAGTTTCCCCTTCATTAGTTTTATGTCAGCAATTCCACTGTTTAACCTATCAAGCACAAAAAAGGGACTATTGCTTTTATTCTGTTCCTTCAGCCTGGACTGAGTTTCCCCTTTGCAGCCTCAGCCTAAAGGTGAGATCACATTATTTGTCTGCTCACCAAATGAGATAGATCAGAACTTTGGTGCTAACATCTTGTTGATCAAGATAGCGTACAGTAGGCTTTTACAGCTAGATTTGATTCTGCAGTGCAGACAATACCAAGTAAAACAATCACATACTCaagacacaggagaaaaaacagcCCATGGAGAAAGATGCTGTTAGTAATCACATAATCAGTAGTAGCAATTACTACAAATTCCTCTCAAGTTATTGCCACTCTCTTGCTGAGCCATTCTACACACCAGCAAGAGTGTATTTACAGCCGCCTCCTGGGAACAGCCCACTGGGCAGCAGCTACTTTGTTTTGAGTCAGTGCCCTGAGGCAGTAGTTGCAGCCAAGACCAAAGTAATCCCTTTCTTCATAGGGCAGAAGGCAGCCTACCACTGCCCACACACTGCCATCAACTGCAGGGACAAATATCTCCCTTAGCTTTGCACCTCTGGCTCTCTCCTGAATTCTCTTATTTACCTGTTGCTTTCAGTTGCCTATGGATGTGTGGGCTCAGCAGAACTCAAGAGCTGTACCTGTGCAGTTTCGTTATTCCTGTTAGGTTAAAGATGTATTGGGATTTCATCCTTGGTGAGAGTCAGAATAATAGGGATGTACCTCACCTGCGCAACAAGCATGCCTTTCCTTCCTGTACTCCTTCTACCCTTTGAAACCCAATCATGGATCAGAGCTCCAAAGATCCAAGCAAGCAAGCAGAACTACATATCTGAAGGGCCTGTCAAGCCCATGTCATACGGGTTTGATGACAGGCAGTTAAGTCTCAGTCCATACGTTTATCATGGTGAACGCCATGGACATGAAAGGCAGTCAGTCATCTACTACAAATATTGATACCTCTGCAACTGCCAGAGCCAAAAACAGACTTAGACACAATAAACTGACTTCATGCAGTCAGGACTAGTGTAATCCACATTACTTTAAACATGCTTTAAACCATTCATTTTACTAAGACAAGAAGACATTGTATAAAAATAATCCCACTTTACCCCAGACAGATTAGGCACATGTCAGTTCTCCATCAAGGGCCTCAGTTAACACATCCGATATCAAGACTGGCAACACTAATATTATCTTGGCATTACTTAAAGGCCTGGCTTGGAATAAGATCTATGGGCCTctaaagttaagaaaaaaaactgcCTCCAGTTACAGAGAAAAGCTTATGTCTGTGGTTTACACAAGCTCAGCAGTTACTAGCTGGGCCATAAAGTCAGCTCGAGGAGGAGCTGGACAATATCTCAACTGCTTTCAGCGAATATCACACATTTCTGAATACTAGCCGGTCACAAGCCATTCAGTGGCTTCCTCAGCGGGACGCCGTAATTAAAGCCTGCTGTTCTACAGACTGTGGACTCAAGCACACCATGGGATTGTTCTGGTGAGTCTAGTAAAGCAGTCTGAC from the Phalacrocorax aristotelis chromosome 8, bGulAri2.1, whole genome shotgun sequence genome contains:
- the ETF1 gene encoding eukaryotic peptide chain release factor subunit 1 isoform X1: MADDPSAADRNVEIWKIKKLIKSLEAARGNGTSMISLIIPPKDQISRVAKMLADEFGTASNIKSRVNRLSVLGAITSVQQRLKLYNKVPPNGLVVYCGTIVTEEGKEKKVNIDFEPFKPINTSLYLCDNKFHTEALTALLSDDSKFGFIVIDGSGALFGTLQGNTREVLHKFTVDLPKKHGRGGQSALRFARLRMEKRHNYVRKVAETAVQLFISGDKVNVAGLVLAGSADFKTELSQSDMFDQRLQSKVLKLVDISYGGENGFNQAIELSTEVLSNVKFIQEKKLIGRYFDEISQDTGKYCFGVEDTLKALEMGAVEILIVYENLDIMRYVLHCQGTEEEKILYLTPEQEKDKSHFTDKETGQEHELIESMPLLEWFANNYKKFGATLEIVTDKSQEGSQFVKGFGGIGGILRYRVDFQGMEYQGGDDEFFDLDDY
- the ETF1 gene encoding eukaryotic peptide chain release factor subunit 1 isoform X2 — its product is MISLIIPPKDQISRVAKMLADEFGTASNIKSRVNRLSVLGAITSVQQRLKLYNKVPPNGLVVYCGTIVTEEGKEKKVNIDFEPFKPINTSLYLCDNKFHTEALTALLSDDSKFGFIVIDGSGALFGTLQGNTREVLHKFTVDLPKKHGRGGQSALRFARLRMEKRHNYVRKVAETAVQLFISGDKVNVAGLVLAGSADFKTELSQSDMFDQRLQSKVLKLVDISYGGENGFNQAIELSTEVLSNVKFIQEKKLIGRYFDEISQDTGKYCFGVEDTLKALEMGAVEILIVYENLDIMRYVLHCQGTEEEKILYLTPEQEKDKSHFTDKETGQEHELIESMPLLEWFANNYKKFGATLEIVTDKSQEGSQFVKGFGGIGGILRYRVDFQGMEYQGGDDEFFDLDDY